In Dyadobacter sp. NIV53, a single window of DNA contains:
- a CDS encoding LytTR family DNA-binding domain-containing protein produces MKVFIIEDEDLAVRKLARLLHEIDPSISIAGTAPSVRASIAWLETNSAGKPLAPDLILMDIELADGQSFEIFEKTAVTAPVIFTTSYDEFALRAFKVNSIDYLLKPVKRHELEASLEKHSRLNNSSAEKIPAMAIDALVQQLRQRIAPTEYRRRFLVRHLSQWVPVETGEIAYFNSEAGVTLFYTWSKQKFTLDYTLDELDTMLDPAQFFRANRQYIVNIRSVQQIHPYFNNKLKLALKPETEDEVLISRERATDFKKWMGK; encoded by the coding sequence ATGAAAGTTTTCATAATTGAAGATGAAGATCTTGCGGTTCGGAAACTAGCCAGACTGTTACATGAGATCGATCCATCTATTTCTATTGCAGGTACGGCACCTAGCGTCAGGGCCTCTATAGCATGGCTTGAAACAAACTCCGCTGGTAAACCTTTGGCCCCGGACCTGATCCTGATGGACATTGAGCTTGCAGATGGCCAGAGCTTTGAGATTTTTGAAAAGACTGCCGTAACTGCTCCGGTTATTTTTACAACTTCGTACGATGAATTCGCTTTGCGTGCATTCAAGGTCAACAGTATTGATTATCTTCTTAAGCCGGTTAAACGGCATGAATTAGAAGCAAGTCTGGAAAAGCACAGCAGACTAAATAACAGTTCCGCTGAGAAGATACCTGCCATGGCAATCGACGCCCTGGTTCAGCAACTCCGGCAACGTATTGCGCCCACTGAATACAGAAGACGTTTTCTTGTCCGGCATCTTTCTCAATGGGTGCCTGTGGAAACAGGCGAGATTGCTTATTTTAATTCCGAAGCGGGCGTAACGTTGTTTTACACCTGGTCAAAACAGAAATTCACCCTGGATTACACGCTCGACGAACTGGATACCATGCTTGACCCGGCTCAGTTTTTTCGAGCAAACCGGCAGTATATCGTTAATATTCGCTCCGTTCAGCAAATCCATCCTTACTTTAACAATAAACTCAAACTGGCTCTCAAACCCGAAACGGAAGATGAGGTGCTTATCAGCCGTGAGCGCGCAACTGATTTTAAAAAATGGATGGGCAAATAG